One stretch of Acidobacteriota bacterium DNA includes these proteins:
- a CDS encoding helix-turn-helix transcriptional regulator: MTKTEEIQVERGSGNVYRDFGDPDADVHQAKAKLAAQIIGLLNDEGLSVRQAQKLTGFAASDFSRIRNADLGRFTIDRLIRILGSLGQSVEVRLDVRPRALIAEPQAG; this comes from the coding sequence ATGACCAAGACCGAGGAAATCCAAGTCGAACGCGGAAGCGGCAATGTCTATCGTGATTTTGGTGATCCCGACGCCGATGTTCACCAGGCCAAGGCGAAGCTGGCAGCGCAGATCATTGGCCTGCTCAATGACGAGGGTTTGAGCGTTCGCCAAGCGCAGAAGCTGACGGGCTTTGCCGCCAGCGACTTCTCCCGCATCCGCAATGCGGACCTTGGACGCTTCACCATCGACCGTCTGATCCGCATCCTGGGATCGTTGGGGCAGAGCGTGGAGGTTCGTCTTGACGTGCGACCGCGTGCTTTGATTGCCGAGCCTCAGGCTGGCTGA